The Acidimicrobiales bacterium genome has a segment encoding these proteins:
- a CDS encoding transketolase, which produces MNVNFWDQGEAVAAAVMDDEKLELVARLAAQLRVDSIRCSTEAGSGHPTSSLSAADVMAVLLVGHLRYDWERPDLATNDHLIFSKGHASPLLYAMFRAVGVIDETELVKTYRRLGARLEGHPTPLLPWVDVATGSLGQGLPDAIGVCLAGRRLDRLDYHVWVLCGDSETAEGSMWEALDKAGYYQLGNLTAIIDINRLGQRGPTELEWDLDRYAARVEAFGARPLVIDGHDLAAVDVALSQSRSDPDRPSVILARTIKAKGVPELEDKNGWHGKALPPDMAERAIAALGGPTNLHVVTARPAPGSPAITPAPDASITLPTYELGEGVATRVAFGAAVAALSARPEVVVLDGEVGNSTHAEEFGKVAPDRYFEMFIAEQQLVACATGLAVRGYRPFASTFAVFFSRAFDFIRMAGISGVNIALVGSHGGVEIGQDGPSQMALEDLAAMRAVHSSVVLYPSDATSTVALVARMVDTDGIVYLRTTRGAYPVIYPAGEVFTVGGSKVHRAGPDDQVALVGAGVTLHGCLAAAEELAGTGIAARVIDLYSVKPLDRHALVDACEVTGGRLVIAEDHYPAGGIGGAVLEALADAGVPALLVAHLAVSGLPGSGTPAELLDAAGISARHIAAAARRLAGP; this is translated from the coding sequence ATGAATGTCAACTTCTGGGACCAGGGTGAGGCTGTCGCCGCCGCGGTGATGGACGACGAGAAGCTCGAGCTGGTGGCACGGCTGGCCGCTCAACTCCGAGTGGACTCGATCCGTTGCTCCACCGAAGCCGGCTCGGGTCACCCCACCTCCTCGCTGTCGGCGGCGGATGTGATGGCCGTCCTGCTCGTAGGGCACCTGCGCTACGACTGGGAGCGGCCCGACCTTGCGACCAACGACCATCTGATCTTCTCCAAGGGCCACGCCTCCCCCTTGCTGTATGCGATGTTCCGGGCGGTCGGGGTTATCGACGAGACCGAGCTGGTCAAGACCTACCGGCGATTGGGGGCCCGCCTGGAGGGACACCCCACCCCGCTCCTGCCCTGGGTCGACGTGGCCACCGGCTCGCTCGGCCAGGGGCTGCCCGACGCGATCGGGGTGTGCCTGGCCGGCCGCCGCCTGGACCGCCTCGACTACCACGTCTGGGTGCTCTGCGGCGACAGTGAGACCGCGGAGGGCTCGATGTGGGAGGCGTTGGACAAGGCCGGCTACTACCAACTGGGCAACCTCACCGCCATCATCGACATCAACCGGCTCGGCCAGCGCGGCCCCACCGAGCTGGAATGGGACCTCGACCGCTACGCCGCCCGAGTCGAGGCCTTCGGCGCCCGGCCGCTGGTCATCGACGGCCACGACCTCGCCGCCGTCGACGTCGCCCTGAGCCAGTCGCGATCGGACCCGGACCGCCCGAGCGTCATCCTGGCCCGCACGATCAAGGCCAAGGGCGTCCCCGAGCTCGAGGACAAGAACGGCTGGCACGGCAAGGCGCTGCCCCCCGACATGGCCGAGCGCGCCATCGCCGCCCTCGGCGGGCCGACCAACCTGCACGTCGTGACCGCGCGACCGGCGCCGGGCTCGCCTGCGATCACGCCAGCTCCGGACGCTTCGATCACCCTCCCCACGTACGAGCTTGGGGAGGGCGTCGCGACCAGGGTCGCGTTCGGTGCTGCAGTCGCCGCCCTGTCCGCCCGGCCGGAGGTGGTCGTTCTCGACGGCGAGGTCGGCAACTCAACCCATGCCGAGGAGTTCGGCAAGGTCGCCCCCGACCGCTACTTCGAGATGTTCATCGCCGAACAGCAGCTGGTTGCGTGCGCGACCGGTCTCGCGGTACGCGGTTACCGTCCGTTCGCCTCGACCTTCGCAGTGTTCTTCTCGCGTGCCTTCGATTTCATCCGCATGGCCGGTATCTCGGGGGTCAACATCGCTTTGGTGGGCTCGCATGGGGGGGTGGAGATCGGCCAGGACGGGCCGTCCCAGATGGCCTTGGAGGATCTCGCCGCCATGCGGGCTGTGCACAGCTCAGTCGTCCTCTATCCCTCAGACGCCACCTCGACGGTGGCCCTGGTCGCCCGGATGGTGGACACCGATGGCATTGTCTACCTGCGCACGACCCGGGGCGCCTATCCGGTGATTTACCCGGCCGGGGAGGTCTTCACGGTCGGCGGGTCCAAGGTGCACCGGGCCGGCCCCGATGACCAGGTGGCGCTCGTCGGGGCCGGGGTGACCTTGCACGGGTGCCTGGCCGCCGCCGAGGAACTGGCCGGCACTGGCATCGCGGCTCGGGTGATCGACCTGTACTCGGTCAAACCGCTCGACCGCCACGCGCTGGTGGACGCCTGTGAGGTGACCGGCGGTCGGCTGGTCATCGCCGAAGACCACTACCCGGCCGGCGGGATCGGCGGCGCCGTCCTCGAGGCCCTGGCTGACGCCGGGGTCCCGGCCCTGCTGGTCGCGCACCTCGCCGTCTCGGGTCTGCCCGGCTCGGGGACCCCGGCCGAGCTTTTGGACGCGGCGGGTATCTCGGCTCGCCACATCGCGGCCGCCGCCCGGCGACTGGCGGGCCCGTGA
- a CDS encoding DUF2231 domain-containing protein, which produces MRHFSFRPTLTFRGRTFKGLRGFSGKPLHPPLTDVPIGAYVIAAAFDVISFIGDHTAWQREFYQAATFAFIAGALVSLGAVVTGVWDRWRSSEAGTQARRTINSHALLMVAMTVLVLVDLGLRWLRYHSLPGPTSALLGLSLAAALIGALGATYGGTLVFGYGFNVETAGDHPVWHRSEVDVFPGQPDPPPAVPAAGAETKGDGRPK; this is translated from the coding sequence GTGCGACACTTCTCGTTCCGCCCGACGCTCACTTTCCGAGGGCGAACATTCAAGGGTCTGCGAGGTTTCTCGGGCAAGCCGCTGCACCCGCCGCTGACCGATGTTCCTATCGGGGCCTACGTGATCGCCGCCGCGTTCGACGTGATCTCTTTCATCGGCGACCACACCGCCTGGCAGCGCGAGTTCTACCAAGCTGCCACCTTTGCTTTTATCGCCGGGGCTCTGGTCTCCCTCGGCGCGGTCGTGACCGGTGTGTGGGATCGTTGGCGTTCGAGCGAGGCGGGCACCCAGGCCCGGCGCACGATCAACTCCCACGCCTTGTTGATGGTGGCGATGACGGTGCTTGTCCTGGTCGACCTCGGATTGCGCTGGTTGCGTTACCACAGCTTGCCCGGGCCGACCTCGGCGCTGCTGGGGCTCAGCCTGGCGGCCGCCCTGATCGGGGCGCTGGGCGCGACCTACGGGGGGACGCTCGTGTTTGGCTACGGCTTCAACGTCGAGACCGCAGGCGACCATCCCGTTTGGCACCGCTCCGAGGTCGACGTGTTCCCCGGCCAGCCCGACCCGCCGCCTGCGGTTCCTGCCGCGGGAGCGGAAACCAAAGGCGATGGGAGGCCGAAATGA
- a CDS encoding MFS transporter, with product MAVTEEGTTRPRLSLAVLSMVLFVTFLDNTIVAAALSDIQTSLHAGISALQWVVSSYALTFAALMLTFGTLGDHLGRRRVMVIGLVTFTIGSIVGSVATSSGMLIAGRVIMGIGAAASEPGTLSMIRQLYPDRGERAQALGVWSAVSGLALALGPVIGGALVGVWSWRAVFVFNVAVGAVALAGVRSVLPEIVTPQRRRFDIPGFVLGATALTSATFATIAGETEGYATWWIIALYALAAVALGLFLVAERRAEEPVLDLHFFKIGPFVGGNTVAFTGYFSTFAVFFFIPLYIELLGTTSSYKLAVDFLPMAACMIAASALTGPWIARSGPGVPMVLGSVVAGGGIILTNLYVQPSSGVGLFGWSLAAVGAGLGVVTVAVTVSVLGVVPAERSGMSASSVNTSRELGAVAGVAVLGAIINGQITSTLAHHLAHIPGLTPAARDQVIVAVTTGNLPTKGPLVKVVDQVIPDVSSAFTNGLDFVLSTAAALMLASAVAAALLVRRWRASSL from the coding sequence GTGGCCGTGACCGAGGAAGGAACCACCAGGCCCCGGCTCTCCCTGGCAGTGCTGTCGATGGTGCTCTTCGTCACCTTCCTCGACAACACGATCGTCGCGGCGGCGCTTTCGGACATCCAGACGAGCCTGCACGCGGGTATAAGTGCCCTGCAGTGGGTGGTCAGTTCGTACGCCCTGACATTCGCCGCGCTGATGCTCACCTTCGGGACCCTTGGGGACCACCTTGGGCGGCGGAGGGTGATGGTCATAGGGCTGGTCACGTTCACGATCGGTTCGATCGTGGGATCGGTCGCCACGTCGAGCGGGATGCTCATCGCGGGCCGGGTCATCATGGGAATCGGCGCCGCTGCTTCTGAGCCGGGCACCTTGTCGATGATCCGCCAGTTGTACCCCGACCGCGGCGAGCGCGCCCAGGCACTCGGAGTCTGGTCAGCGGTGTCCGGCCTGGCCCTCGCCCTCGGTCCCGTGATCGGCGGGGCCCTCGTGGGTGTCTGGTCCTGGCGGGCGGTGTTCGTCTTCAACGTCGCTGTCGGCGCGGTGGCACTCGCCGGCGTGCGGTCGGTACTCCCCGAGATCGTCACACCGCAACGCCGGCGTTTCGACATCCCCGGTTTCGTGCTCGGGGCGACAGCCCTCACCTCGGCGACGTTCGCGACCATCGCGGGGGAGACCGAGGGTTACGCCACCTGGTGGATCATCGCCCTGTACGCGCTGGCAGCGGTGGCGCTCGGTCTGTTTCTCGTCGCGGAGCGCCGAGCGGAGGAACCGGTCCTCGACTTGCATTTCTTCAAGATCGGGCCGTTCGTCGGCGGGAACACGGTCGCGTTCACCGGGTACTTCTCGACCTTCGCTGTCTTCTTTTTCATTCCGCTCTACATCGAGCTGCTCGGCACGACCTCGTCGTACAAGCTCGCTGTGGACTTCCTCCCGATGGCTGCGTGCATGATCGCCGCATCCGCCCTGACCGGTCCGTGGATCGCCCGGAGCGGACCCGGGGTCCCGATGGTCCTCGGTAGCGTCGTCGCCGGCGGAGGGATCATCCTCACCAATCTCTACGTACAGCCGTCGTCCGGAGTCGGGCTGTTCGGGTGGAGCCTTGCCGCGGTCGGCGCCGGCCTCGGCGTGGTCACGGTCGCCGTCACCGTGTCGGTCCTCGGCGTCGTTCCCGCGGAGAGATCGGGAATGTCGGCCTCGTCGGTCAACACCAGCCGCGAGCTCGGCGCGGTCGCCGGCGTAGCGGTGCTCGGCGCGATCATCAACGGTCAGATCACCAGCACCCTCGCGCACCACCTCGCGCATATCCCGGGGCTTACCCCCGCAGCGCGCGACCAGGTCATAGTGGCGGTGACGACTGGCAACCTGCCGACGAAGGGTCCGCTCGTCAAGGTCGTCGATCAGGTGATACCGGACGTCAGCTCGGCGTTCACCAACGGGCTCGACTTCGTCCTCTCCACCGCCGCCGCGCTGATGCTCGCGTCGGCGGTCGCCGCCGCCCTGCTGGTGCGAAGGTGGCGCGCCAGTAGCCTCTGA
- a CDS encoding sucrase ferredoxin, translating to MSAVMTGSLRCSLWARAQGLDPAGTAGSYSGYLLLDIPLPWPRDVSEIPEVAALSERLSGSQLRVQATVPSGSPHRAVLYRLRTGTAWTGSFEGRSTPVGDSLVAAVEGLLAGGGNPQAGRDLLVCGHGRRDVCCGSAGTDLAMKLARGSLPPDVRLHRTSHTGGHRFAPTFIVLPEATLWAFADIDLVMRVLQRRGDAADVADRYRGCSALDGPRVQALEREVLKEVGWDLLGWERSGRPIDGNAVRLDAVDADGHPMSWEADVKPGRTLPVPDCGRPIEEARKSETEWMVHGLRTVVAT from the coding sequence GTGAGCGCTGTGATGACCGGTTCGCTTCGTTGTTCGCTCTGGGCACGCGCCCAGGGGCTGGATCCCGCGGGGACGGCCGGCAGCTACTCGGGCTACCTGCTCCTCGACATCCCTCTGCCCTGGCCAAGGGACGTGTCGGAGATCCCTGAGGTCGCCGCGCTCTCCGAACGGTTGTCCGGGTCGCAGCTGCGGGTCCAGGCCACGGTCCCCTCCGGCTCCCCGCACAGAGCCGTCCTGTACCGGCTTCGGACCGGCACCGCATGGACGGGTTCGTTCGAGGGCCGCTCGACCCCGGTCGGCGACAGCCTGGTCGCAGCCGTCGAGGGGCTGCTCGCGGGCGGCGGCAACCCCCAGGCCGGTCGCGATCTGCTCGTGTGCGGCCACGGCCGGCGGGACGTCTGCTGCGGATCGGCCGGCACAGACCTTGCGATGAAGCTCGCGCGCGGCTCCCTGCCGCCTGATGTCAGGCTGCACCGGACGAGCCACACCGGAGGGCACCGCTTCGCCCCGACCTTCATCGTGCTGCCCGAGGCGACCCTCTGGGCGTTCGCGGACATCGACCTGGTGATGCGCGTGCTCCAACGCCGAGGCGACGCCGCCGACGTCGCCGATCGTTACCGCGGGTGCTCGGCGCTGGACGGCCCGCGGGTCCAGGCCCTCGAGCGCGAGGTGCTGAAGGAAGTCGGGTGGGACCTCCTGGGATGGGAGCGCTCCGGTCGCCCGATTGACGGGAACGCCGTTCGTCTGGATGCCGTCGACGCGGACGGGCACCCCATGTCGTGGGAAGCGGACGTGAAGCCAGGCCGCACGTTGCCGGTCCCGGACTGCGGTCGTCCTATCGAGGAGGCGCGCAAGAGCGAGACCGAGTGGATGGTGCATGGTCTGCGGACCGTCGTAGCCACTTGA
- a CDS encoding MarR family transcriptional regulator → MEVDRVDRLVADLERLRPEIDLRLKAVAARLLHLSNLVQRYYSDIAERFDVSLSGLAVLTTLARQAPRELTLTEINREMLVTSGGITFVVSRLEKQGLLARQAHPSDGRAVLVRLTPRGRRLAGRLIEAVAEADAEAFAHLDDADRDTTEQLLRLVQAGIESAMAPHHDTTSATADWPVRPSPVGPQEGRSGSRTTRLDTTNRR, encoded by the coding sequence GTGGAGGTGGACCGGGTCGATCGACTGGTGGCCGATCTCGAGCGTCTGCGCCCAGAGATCGACCTACGACTGAAGGCCGTCGCCGCCCGGCTGCTGCATCTGAGCAACTTGGTGCAGCGTTACTACAGCGATATTGCTGAACGCTTCGACGTTTCGCTGTCGGGCCTCGCCGTTTTGACGACGCTGGCACGCCAAGCTCCGCGCGAACTCACCCTCACCGAGATCAACCGCGAGATGCTCGTGACCTCGGGTGGCATCACGTTCGTTGTGAGCCGGCTCGAGAAGCAGGGCCTGCTGGCTCGGCAGGCGCATCCGAGCGACGGCCGCGCCGTGCTAGTCCGGCTCACCCCGCGGGGCCGTCGGCTGGCGGGCCGACTGATCGAGGCGGTAGCTGAGGCGGACGCCGAGGCATTCGCTCACCTCGATGACGCCGATCGAGACACGACCGAGCAGCTTCTCAGACTTGTACAAGCAGGTATCGAGTCGGCGATGGCCCCCCACCATGACACAACAAGCGCCACCGCCGATTGGCCGGTCCGACCAAGCCCTGTCGGGCCACAAGAGGGCCGATCGGGATCGAGGACGACGCGGCTCGACACCACGAACCGGAGATAG
- a CDS encoding NAD(P)/FAD-dependent oxidoreductase, whose protein sequence is MTNTDRPTRPHVVVVGGGFAGMNAAQALARSDADVTLVDRHNYHTFQPLLYQVSTGYLPPEEVGAAFRSVFRRQANLTVLVAVAVSADWTRGRLGLADGSQLDFDYLILAAGAETNFFGIAGMAEHAWPLYTLADAVALRAHVLSTLEAVAASRPPADAAVTTVVVGGGPTGVETAAALASMAQEVVGPIATLRVVLVEAGPRLLSAFNPRSSERALQDLRRRGVEVLLGRSVEAADARGVTLGGGERIDTATVIWAAGVQANQLGQRLGLPLDRGRVVVDQYLQVAGHPNVFVAGDLAAVAAPRPGTLMPMLAPAAIQAGRHAGGQVARLLTAEPLARFRYHDKGMMAVLGRGDAVAELPLLLGAGISNRYRLRFGGLPAWLLWVGVHIAYLICFSNRIKVLVDWGWNYFTSRGAGAILVHPPDGWRGGRAVSETVAGRH, encoded by the coding sequence GTGACCAACACAGACCGCCCCACCCGTCCGCACGTCGTCGTGGTCGGCGGGGGCTTCGCCGGAATGAACGCGGCGCAGGCCTTGGCGCGTTCGGATGCCGACGTAACCCTGGTCGACAGGCACAACTACCACACCTTCCAGCCGCTCCTTTACCAGGTGAGCACCGGCTACCTCCCGCCTGAGGAGGTGGGCGCCGCGTTCCGCTCGGTGTTCCGCCGCCAGGCCAACCTGACCGTGCTTGTGGCCGTCGCGGTCTCGGCCGACTGGACGCGGGGGAGGCTGGGCCTGGCCGATGGTTCGCAGCTGGACTTCGACTACCTGATCCTCGCCGCGGGTGCCGAGACCAACTTCTTCGGCATCGCCGGCATGGCCGAGCACGCCTGGCCGCTCTACACCCTCGCCGACGCCGTCGCACTAAGAGCCCACGTGCTCTCCACTCTTGAAGCGGTGGCGGCCAGCCGCCCACCCGCCGATGCAGCCGTCACGACCGTGGTCGTGGGCGGAGGCCCGACCGGGGTCGAGACCGCCGCGGCGCTCGCCTCGATGGCGCAGGAGGTGGTCGGGCCGATCGCCACGCTGCGGGTGGTCCTCGTCGAAGCCGGACCACGGCTGCTCAGCGCCTTCAACCCCCGCTCGTCGGAACGGGCCCTCCAAGATCTCCGCCGACGCGGTGTCGAAGTGCTCCTCGGCCGAAGCGTAGAAGCCGCCGACGCTCGCGGAGTCACCCTCGGTGGCGGCGAGCGGATCGACACCGCCACGGTGATCTGGGCGGCCGGGGTGCAGGCGAACCAGCTCGGCCAGCGCCTCGGCTTGCCCCTAGACCGGGGCAGGGTGGTCGTCGATCAGTACCTGCAGGTCGCCGGCCACCCCAACGTGTTCGTCGCCGGCGACCTGGCAGCAGTGGCCGCTCCCCGGCCCGGAACCCTAATGCCGATGCTGGCACCGGCCGCGATCCAGGCCGGCCGCCACGCCGGCGGGCAGGTGGCGCGGCTCCTCACCGCGGAACCCCTGGCCCGGTTCCGTTACCACGACAAGGGAATGATGGCGGTGCTCGGGCGAGGCGACGCGGTGGCCGAGCTGCCCCTATTGCTCGGTGCTGGCATCAGCAACCGCTACCGGCTGCGTTTCGGTGGGCTGCCGGCGTGGCTGCTATGGGTCGGGGTACACATCGCCTACCTGATCTGCTTCTCCAACCGGATCAAGGTCCTGGTGGACTGGGGATGGAACTACTTCACCTCCCGCGGCGCCGGAGCCATCCTGGTGCACCCTCCCGACGGTTGGCGGGGTGGAAGGGCTGTGTCGGAAACCGTCGCAGGACGGCACTGA
- a CDS encoding succinate dehydrogenase/fumarate reductase iron-sulfur subunit, whose protein sequence is MSTTAILRIWHGDAAGGALVDHTVQVDEGEGVLDAVLSVQAEQAGDLAVRWNCKAGKCGSCSAEINGFPRLMCMTRLSSLPPGEPVTVTPLHTYPLIKDLVTDVSVNYEKAKGIAAFRPREPEADGTYRMSQADVGRSQEFRKCIECWLCQDVCHVIRDHEENVPTYSGPRFFIRYAELDMHPLDTLDRSHYLQETQGLGLCNVTKCCTEVCPQLIKITDNAIIPMKERAIDPNDHRLAWLGLTIRRRHRNDD, encoded by the coding sequence ATGAGCACCACGGCAATCCTGAGAATCTGGCACGGCGATGCCGCGGGGGGCGCGCTGGTCGACCACACGGTACAAGTCGACGAGGGCGAAGGCGTTCTCGACGCGGTCCTGAGCGTGCAAGCCGAGCAGGCCGGAGACCTCGCCGTCCGGTGGAACTGCAAGGCGGGCAAGTGCGGGTCCTGCAGCGCCGAGATCAACGGCTTCCCCAGGCTGATGTGCATGACCCGCCTCTCGTCGCTCCCGCCGGGCGAGCCGGTGACGGTCACACCCCTGCATACGTACCCGCTCATCAAGGACCTGGTCACCGACGTTTCTGTCAACTATGAGAAGGCCAAGGGGATCGCGGCCTTCAGGCCGCGAGAACCCGAGGCCGACGGCACCTACCGTATGAGCCAGGCCGATGTCGGGCGCTCCCAGGAGTTCCGTAAGTGCATCGAATGCTGGCTGTGCCAGGACGTCTGCCATGTCATCCGTGACCACGAGGAGAACGTGCCGACCTATTCGGGGCCTCGGTTCTTCATCCGCTACGCCGAGCTCGACATGCATCCCCTCGACACCCTCGATCGCAGCCACTACCTGCAGGAGACACAAGGCCTGGGCCTCTGCAACGTCACCAAGTGCTGCACCGAGGTGTGCCCACAGCTCATCAAGATCACCGACAATGCGATCATCCCTATGAAGGAGCGCGCTATCGACCCCAACGACCATCGACTTGCCTGGCTTGGGTTGACAATCCGCCGTCGACATAGAAATGACGACTGA